Proteins encoded together in one Musa acuminata AAA Group cultivar baxijiao chromosome BXJ3-6, Cavendish_Baxijiao_AAA, whole genome shotgun sequence window:
- the LOC135641442 gene encoding probable E3 ubiquitin-protein ligase RHA4A: MVGIKPSSFTRLKCDKKAIATMETTPVHGHADWVLRAYQTQGTPASAPVVIKLGYTVMHIVEGRVVEEPPRAYHTFVFTLGDFLHQTSRRRAISTVLLRAGVYGYDICFAGWMERQLVAYCNDLVETAFNSGNGIEMIVDVPLAHFPSDEETSSDVEGVGEDGDFGGIPASTDAVKELAVVKYERGGDVREESCIICFEEFDEGVEVTRMPCKHAFHGGCLTRWLESSHVCPLCRHAIPASADP; the protein is encoded by the coding sequence ATGGTAGGAATTAAGCCGAGTTCATTCACACGGTTGAAGTGCGACAAGAAGGCGATTGCGACGATGGAGACGACTCCTGTCCATGGCCATGCCGATTGGGTTCTCAGGGCCTATCAAACTCAGGGGACGCCGGCATCGGCTCCGGTGGTGATCAAACTCGGCTATACCGTGATGCACATTGTCGAAGGTCGAGTCGTGGAGGAACCTCCCCGTGCCTACCACACCTTTGTCTTCACTCTCGGCGACTTCCTCCACCAAACATCTCGCCGCCGGGCGATCTCGACCGTTCTCTTACGCGCCGGCGTCTATGGTTATGACATCTGCTTCGCCGGGTGGATGGAGAGACAACTCGTTGCCTACTGCAATGATCTAGTCGAGACGGCTTTCAACTCGGGCAACGGGATCGAGATGATCGTGGATGTACCTTTGGCCCACTTCCCGAGCGATGAGGAAACTTCTTCGGACGTCGAAGGCGTCGGCGAGGACGGGGATTTCGGCGGCATCCCGGCGTCGACGGACGCGGTGAAGGAGCTGGCGGTGGTGAAGTACGAGCGTGGAGGAGATGTCAGAGAGGAGAGTTGCATCATCTGCTTCGAGGAGTTCGACGAGGGCGTGGAGGTGACGCGGATGCCATGCAAGCACGCCTTCCATGGCGGCTGTCTCACTCGATGGTTGGAGAGCAGCCATGTGTGTCCTCTCTGCAGACACGCCATACCTGCTTCTGCTGATCCCTGA